In a genomic window of Hippoglossus stenolepis isolate QCI-W04-F060 chromosome 17, HSTE1.2, whole genome shotgun sequence:
- the LOC118125080 gene encoding prolyl endopeptidase-like translates to MALKYPSARREEEKVDEYHGTKICDPYAWLEDPDSAETMAFVEEQNELTMPYLEQCAVRPQFHQRLTELYDYPKYSCPYKRGKRYFYFHNKGLQNQDVLYVQDSLDAPATVFFDPNKLSEDGTVALKMGRLSEECEYFAYGLSSSGSDWVTVSFMKADDLSQLPDVLERVKFSCLAWTHDAKGVFYNCYLRQDGKSDGTETTSNINQKLFYHVIGTKQSEDVLVAEFPENPKWHSSLTVSDDGRYAVMSITEGCEPVNQLWYCDLQQLPNGITGLLPWVKLVDDFEAQFSYVTNEGTIFTFRSNLDAPRYCLMNIDIQKPDRQHWTALLPQHDKDVLGFVSCVNQHHLLVNYLHDVKDILQVYELSSARLVRDLPLDVGTVAGVSCKKKHSEFFYKFTSFTSPGIIYHCDLSDSSPEPKVFREVEVKGIKQEDFQTTQVFYPSKDGTKIPMFLVHAKGLKKDGTHPVFLYGYGGFEHSIQPYYNVAYLLYVRHLGGILAVANIRGGGEYGLTWHKAGSLGNKQNCFDDFQWAAEYLIQEKFTSASRIAINGASNGGLLVAACVNQRPELYGCAVAEVGVMDMLKFHKFTIGHAWTTDYGCADDPEQFKWLIKYSPLHNLPQSPYPGPPYPAVLLLTGDHDDRVVPLHSLKYCAALQHGVGRSPVQRQPLMVRVDTRSGHGAGKPTVKAILEETHVFSFVAETLGLSWKE, encoded by the exons ATGGCTTTAAAGTATCCGTCCGCCcgaagagaagaggagaag GTGGATGAATACCATGGAACTAAGATCTGTGACCCATACGCTTGGCTGGAAGACCCTGACAGTGCAGAGACAATG GCCTTTGTGGAGGAGCAGAACGAACTGACGATGCCGTACCTGGAGCAGTGCGCTGTCCGGCCTCAGTTCCACCAGCGCCTCACTGAGCTCTACGACTACCCCAAATACAGCTGCCCTTACAAAAGAGGGAAGAG gtaTTTCTACTTTCATAACAAAGGCCTCCAGAACCAGGACGTGCTGTACGTGCAGGACTCTCTGGATGCACCTGCCACCGTCTTCTTTGACCCGAATAAACTCTCTGAAGACGGCACGGTGGCACTGAAGA TGGGTCGCCTGTCGGAGGAGTGTGAGTACTTTGCGTACGGTTTGAGCAGCAGTGGCTCGGACTGGGTGACGGTAAGTTTCATGAAGGCTGATGACCTCAGCCAACTGCCCGACGTGCTGGAGAGGGTGAAATTCAGCTGCCTGGCCTGGACTCACGATGCAAAGGGCGTCTTTTACAACTGCTACCTGCGTCAGGACGGCAAATCAGACG GCACCGAAACCACCAGCAACATCAATCAGAAGCTCTTCTACCACGTTATCGGCACCAAACAGTCAGAGGACGTTTTGGTGGCAGAGTTCCCTGAGAATCCAAAGTGGCACAGCTCATTAACC GTATCAGACGATGGCAGATACGCCGTCATGTCCATCACTGAAGGCTGCGAGCCGGTGAACCAGCTGTGGTACTgtgacctgcagcagctccccAACGGCATCACag GGCTGCTGCCGTGGGTGAAACTCGTGGACGACTTCGAGGCCCAGTTCTCTTACGTGACCAACGAGGGAACCATTTTCACTTTCCGCTCAAACTTGGATGCTCCTCGATACTGTCTCATGAACATAGACATCCAGaaaccagacaggcagcacTGGACAGCCCTCCTACCACAGCACGACAAGGATGTCCTGG GCTTTGTCTCCTGTGTGAaccagcaccacctgctggtcaACTACCTCCACGACGTGAAGGACATCCTGCAGGTGTACGAGTTGTCCTCGGCCCGGCTGGTCCGGGACCTGCCGCTGGACGTGGGCACAGTGGCCGGAGTGAGCTGCAAGAAGAAGCACTCTGAATTCTTCTACAAGTTCACCTCCTTCACTTCGCCAG GTATCATCTACCACTGTGACCTGAGTGACTCCAGCCCGGAGCCCAAAGTGTtcagggaggtggaggtgaaaggCATCAAGCAGGAGGATTTTCAGACCACGCAG GTGTTTTATCCCAGTAAAGATGGAACCAAGATCCCCATGTTCCTGGTTCACGCCAAGGGCCTGAAGAAAGATGGAACTCATCCTGTTTTCCTTTATGGTTACGGAGGATTTGAACATTCCATACAACCGTACTACAA TGTTGCTTACCTGCTGTATGTGAGACACCTGGGGGGGATTCTGGCGGTGGCCAAcatcagaggggggggggagtacgGCCTCACCTGGCACAAAG CTGGAAGTTTAGGGAACAAGCAGAACTGCTTTGACGACTTCCAGTGGGCAGCAGAGTATCTGATCCAGGAGAAGTTCACCAGCGCCAGTCGCATCGCCATCAACGGGGCCTCTAACGGAGGGCTGCTGGTGG ctgcatgtgtgaaccAGCGCCCGGAGCTGTACGGCTGTGCTGTGGCAGAAGTCGGGGTGATGGACATGCTGAAGTTCCACAAGTTCACCATCGGCCACGCCTGGACCACCGACTACGGCTGTGCTGACGACCCGGAGCAGTTCAAGTGGCTCATCAA GTACTCCCCTCTTCATAATCTCCCTCAGTCACCTTACCCTGGCCCCCCCTACCCTGCTGTCCTGCTGCTGACTGGGGATCACGATGATCGCGTGGTGCCCCTGCACTCGCTGAAGTACTGCGCGGCCCTGCAGCACGGCGTGGGCCGCAGCCCCGTGCAGCGCCAGCCTCTGATGGTCAGGGTGGACACCCGCAGCGGGCACGGCGCGGGGAAACCCACGGTCAAGGCCATCCTGGAGGAGACGCACGTCTTCTCCTTCGTTGCCGAGACCCTGGGTCTGAGCTGgaaggagtga